The following proteins are encoded in a genomic region of Sulfurimonas sp. HSL3-7:
- the selD gene encoding selenide, water dikinase SelD, which yields MEAIKLTQYSHGAGCGCKISPKLLKTILESTRETIEYPQLLVGNATNDDAAAFDLGNGTSVLSTTDFFMPIVDDPFTFGRIAATNAISDIYAMGGKPLMAISIFGWPINTLDADVAQQVIDGGRAVCEEAGIPLAGGHSIDSPEPIFGLAVTGLAENKNIKRNDTAEVECALFLTKPLGIGILTTAQKQGKISEGDIQVAIDAMCTLNKIGAEIARLEGVTALTDVTGFGLLGHLTEICDGSNISAIVRFDDVPVLDNVKKYLAMECVPGGTRRNFESYGHKIGPMTSEQQDILCDAQTSGGLLCAVRKDALDDFLRITASAGLELRSIGRTVNRGQYSVEVI from the coding sequence ATGGAAGCAATAAAACTGACACAATACAGCCACGGTGCGGGCTGCGGCTGCAAGATCTCGCCGAAACTGCTCAAAACGATTTTGGAGAGTACGCGAGAGACCATCGAGTACCCGCAGCTTCTCGTCGGCAACGCCACCAATGATGACGCGGCCGCCTTCGACCTCGGCAACGGCACCTCGGTACTGAGCACCACCGATTTTTTTATGCCTATTGTGGATGACCCCTTCACTTTCGGGCGCATCGCGGCGACCAATGCCATCAGCGACATCTATGCGATGGGCGGCAAGCCGCTGATGGCCATCTCCATCTTCGGCTGGCCCATCAACACGCTTGACGCCGATGTCGCCCAGCAGGTGATCGACGGCGGCCGCGCGGTCTGTGAAGAGGCCGGTATCCCCCTGGCCGGCGGCCACAGCATTGACTCCCCGGAGCCTATCTTCGGTCTTGCCGTCACCGGTCTTGCCGAGAACAAAAACATCAAACGCAACGACACGGCAGAGGTAGAGTGCGCACTTTTCCTGACCAAACCTCTGGGTATCGGTATCCTGACCACTGCGCAGAAACAGGGTAAGATCTCGGAAGGCGACATTCAGGTGGCTATCGACGCCATGTGCACGCTCAACAAGATCGGTGCCGAAATCGCCCGGCTCGAAGGGGTCACCGCGCTGACGGATGTGACCGGGTTCGGACTGCTCGGCCACCTTACAGAGATCTGCGACGGCAGCAACATCAGTGCAATCGTCCGTTTCGATGATGTTCCCGTCTTGGACAATGTCAAAAAATACCTTGCGATGGAATGTGTCCCGGGCGGAACCCGCCGCAACTTCGAAAGCTACGGGCACAAGATCGGTCCGATGACGTCTGAGCAGCAGGACATCCTCTGCGATGCCCAGACATCCGGCGGACTTCTCTGCGCGGTACGCAAAGATGCGCTGGATGATTTTTTACGTATCACGGCATCGGCCGGGCTGGAACTGCGTTCTATCGGGCGTACCGTCAACCGCGGCCAATACAGCGTCGAGGTAATCTAA
- a CDS encoding SagB/ThcOx family dehydrogenase, with protein MNTTETIFDYHQRTKHHPNRYAASLGYMDWATQPDPFRRYEGSRSVELPLAFENATMSYNAIMGDAHLPSAPLSLESLSQLLQFSLGIAAWKCMGPECWALRCNASSGNLQPTEATLILPPVQGISEKSVIAHYAVKEHALEVLAEFDTAYWREEKEHGFFVALSSVTWREMWKYGERCFRYVNLDLGHATKALKVSARALGLQSSKIGNLPLADLERLTGLDQKERYHASEPEIGQTLLHIGETADSGHDLSQLLRDLPVQFHGKANLLSPSHHPWEAVDLAVKASRVDMATMPKLSIATPAVKRMENRRSIKEVILKRRSAQAMDFGLTHITLEQFMQLLHSVTAPVDSYRSRAHFALFVHDVETLESGLYFYIRNSEHKSALKRLTRKDFPWDEKAPNLYLLEKGDFRSQARFISCSQDIAADSAFSLGMITQFHEPIETYGAHEYKELYWECGEIGQQLYLEATALGLNATGIGCYLDDVMHRMLGLEDDTFQTMYHFTIGRAIIDTRMSTREPYPNRGS; from the coding sequence ATGAACACAACAGAGACTATCTTCGACTATCACCAGCGCACCAAACATCATCCCAACCGTTACGCCGCCTCTCTGGGCTATATGGACTGGGCAACGCAACCCGACCCATTCCGTCGTTATGAAGGTTCACGATCGGTAGAGCTGCCACTCGCCTTTGAAAACGCGACAATGAGCTATAACGCTATTATGGGCGATGCACACCTCCCCTCCGCCCCGCTCTCGCTTGAATCCCTGTCGCAGCTTCTGCAGTTCTCCCTCGGCATCGCGGCATGGAAATGCATGGGGCCCGAGTGCTGGGCGCTGCGCTGCAACGCCTCCAGCGGCAACCTCCAGCCCACCGAAGCCACACTCATCCTGCCGCCGGTCCAAGGGATCTCGGAGAAAAGCGTCATCGCCCACTACGCCGTCAAAGAGCATGCCCTGGAAGTTCTGGCCGAGTTCGATACCGCCTACTGGAGAGAAGAGAAAGAGCACGGCTTCTTCGTCGCACTCAGCTCCGTCACCTGGCGGGAGATGTGGAAGTACGGCGAACGCTGCTTCCGCTATGTCAATCTTGATCTCGGTCACGCAACAAAAGCACTCAAAGTGAGTGCAAGGGCGCTGGGACTGCAAAGCTCAAAGATCGGGAACCTTCCGCTCGCCGATCTCGAGAGACTGACCGGTCTCGATCAGAAAGAGCGTTACCACGCAAGCGAACCCGAAATAGGACAGACGCTGCTGCACATCGGCGAAACAGCCGACAGCGGTCACGATCTGTCGCAACTGCTTCGTGACCTTCCCGTGCAGTTTCATGGAAAGGCAAACCTGCTGAGCCCTTCGCATCACCCCTGGGAGGCTGTCGATCTCGCTGTTAAAGCAAGCCGGGTCGACATGGCAACGATGCCGAAGCTCTCTATTGCAACACCTGCCGTAAAACGCATGGAAAACAGGAGAAGCATCAAAGAGGTGATTCTGAAACGCCGCAGCGCCCAGGCGATGGATTTTGGTCTCACCCATATAACACTTGAACAGTTTATGCAGCTGCTCCATAGCGTCACAGCACCGGTCGACAGCTATCGCAGCCGTGCCCACTTCGCCCTCTTTGTACATGATGTGGAGACACTGGAGAGCGGTCTCTACTTCTACATCCGCAACAGCGAGCACAAAAGCGCCCTCAAACGGCTGACGCGAAAAGACTTTCCCTGGGATGAAAAAGCGCCGAATCTCTATCTTTTGGAAAAAGGCGACTTCCGTTCGCAGGCCAGATTCATCTCCTGTTCGCAGGATATCGCAGCCGACAGTGCCTTCTCCCTGGGCATGATCACCCAGTTTCATGAACCGATAGAAACCTACGGCGCGCATGAGTACAAAGAGCTCTACTGGGAGTGCGGCGAGATCGGCCAGCAGCTCTACCTCGAAGCGACAGCCCTAGGTCTGAACGCCACCGGTATCGGCTGTTACCTGGACGATGTGATGCACCGTATGCTTGGGCTCGAAGACGACACTTTCCAGACGATGTACCACTTCACCATCGGGCGTGCGATCATCGATACGAGAATGAGCACAAGAGAACCCTATCCGAACCGGGGTTCGTAA
- a CDS encoding cache domain-containing protein, whose protein sequence is MKLYQKYLALMLLLLLIAIVYFYIQNKHEFVNRVDVVLINLLDKQIEEEKAKAFAFAFALSQNETLQTAIQNSDGAKGYEILKRYMSTLETFSGSKVRTQIISKDFVIFARSWDNRDAGLPIKEYRPDLEEMVRTLEPHLSFEAARRLVLIASIPIVKEGAFIGFVEVIQKFDAIEDYFANYDVDLLVLLDAKYEAQAVLLDKNPRIGDTIVANEGANIHHIAYMQKTGVGDLLTQGILEGENHFYFSKAILNSEGQNIGSFILILSKKKLSLFSAFEEELDTFFTYARKDLYYSIINRDPSINSYHDFTDKELLLLKKCVHGEDRVALEEKLRKQLENYTQDELISLLLDVNSNKKSRGEIK, encoded by the coding sequence ATGAAACTCTATCAAAAATATCTTGCTTTGATGTTGCTGCTGCTGCTCATAGCGATCGTCTACTTCTACATCCAAAATAAACATGAGTTTGTAAACAGGGTGGATGTCGTTCTTATAAATCTGCTCGACAAACAGATCGAAGAAGAGAAAGCCAAAGCCTTTGCTTTCGCTTTTGCACTTTCGCAAAACGAGACACTGCAGACAGCAATACAAAACAGCGATGGAGCGAAAGGCTACGAGATCTTAAAACGGTATATGAGCACCTTGGAAACATTCAGCGGCTCCAAGGTCCGTACCCAGATCATCTCGAAAGATTTTGTCATCTTTGCAAGAAGCTGGGACAACCGTGATGCCGGATTGCCCATAAAAGAGTACCGTCCGGATCTTGAAGAGATGGTCCGTACGCTTGAACCCCACCTCTCTTTTGAAGCGGCAAGACGACTGGTACTGATCGCCTCTATCCCCATTGTCAAAGAGGGTGCGTTTATCGGTTTTGTCGAGGTGATACAGAAATTCGATGCGATAGAGGACTATTTTGCCAATTACGACGTTGACCTTCTGGTCCTGCTTGATGCAAAATATGAGGCTCAGGCGGTACTGCTCGACAAAAATCCCCGTATAGGCGATACGATCGTGGCCAATGAGGGGGCGAACATACACCATATCGCCTATATGCAAAAAACGGGTGTAGGGGATCTGTTGACGCAGGGGATATTGGAAGGGGAGAACCACTTCTATTTTTCCAAAGCGATCTTAAACAGTGAAGGGCAGAATATCGGATCGTTTATTTTGATACTCTCTAAAAAAAAGCTCAGCCTTTTCAGTGCTTTTGAAGAGGAACTGGATACTTTCTTCACCTATGCCCGAAAAGATCTCTACTACTCTATCATCAATCGCGACCCCTCTATCAACAGCTATCATGATTTTACGGATAAAGAGCTCCTTCTGCTGAAAAAATGTGTGCACGGAGAGGACAGGGTTGCGCTTGAAGAGAAGCTGAGAAAGCAGCTTGAAAATTACACGCAGGATGAACTCATCTCCCTTTTACTGGATGTGAATTCAAACAAAAAATCTAGAGGAGAGATAAAATGA
- a CDS encoding DsrE family protein: MKMLKTVITLMVMMAASLPLFAEDEETIKVVYQCDFPDVKRVHLMLNTLNNAVKYYQDNFIDYEINIVTLGPCLQYMMKDFEETGFREMPYLTHGGPAENGTTGRFKSLKMTGGDNIKFFACKNTMNKKNVKPQQLLDIVKTTPAGIIKAIELQRQGYSYIKIQ; the protein is encoded by the coding sequence ATGAAAATGCTAAAAACAGTAATCACACTAATGGTCATGATGGCGGCTTCGCTGCCGCTTTTTGCAGAGGATGAAGAGACGATAAAAGTCGTTTACCAATGCGATTTTCCCGATGTAAAACGCGTCCATTTGATGTTGAACACGCTCAATAACGCTGTAAAGTACTATCAGGACAATTTTATCGATTACGAAATCAATATCGTGACGCTCGGCCCCTGTCTGCAGTACATGATGAAAGATTTCGAAGAGACCGGTTTCAGAGAGATGCCCTATCTCACCCACGGCGGACCGGCAGAGAACGGAACGACCGGACGGTTCAAAAGTCTAAAAATGACGGGCGGGGACAATATTAAATTTTTTGCGTGCAAAAACACGATGAACAAGAAAAATGTCAAACCGCAGCAGCTGTTGGACATCGTTAAAACGACACCGGCCGGTATTATAAAAGCAATCGAGCTTCAGCGACAAGGATATTCCTATATTAAGATCCAGTAA
- the grpE gene encoding nucleotide exchange factor GrpE, which yields MSEEKKNEETQSIEEELEEQLEAKEESEVEEVEDELETLKNEVAALQDKYARVHADFDNIKKRLEREKYQALEYAQEKFAKDLIPVVDALGMAIEASKSEANAEELLAKMTEGVELTMKQFLSTLEKHGVVQVPDDAPFDPNVHHAVQQVDSDEHESGQIVSTFQKGYKYKERTLRDAMVVIAN from the coding sequence ATGTCTGAAGAAAAGAAAAACGAAGAGACACAATCAATAGAAGAGGAACTCGAAGAGCAGCTCGAAGCGAAAGAGGAATCTGAAGTTGAAGAGGTCGAAGACGAACTTGAGACATTGAAAAACGAGGTGGCGGCGCTGCAGGATAAATATGCGCGCGTGCATGCCGACTTTGACAATATCAAGAAGCGTTTAGAGCGTGAAAAGTATCAGGCGCTTGAATACGCCCAGGAGAAGTTCGCCAAAGATCTTATCCCGGTCGTCGATGCACTTGGCATGGCGATCGAAGCCTCAAAAAGCGAAGCCAACGCTGAAGAACTTCTGGCAAAGATGACCGAAGGTGTGGAACTGACAATGAAACAATTTTTATCGACACTTGAAAAACACGGTGTAGTTCAAGTGCCGGACGATGCACCTTTCGATCCGAATGTCCATCACGCGGTACAACAGGTAGACAGTGATGAACATGAGAGTGGTCAGATCGTCAGTACTTTCCAGAAGGGGTACAAGTATAAAGAGCGTACTCTGCGTGACGCAATGGTGGTTATCGCGAACTGA
- a CDS encoding haloacid dehalogenase: MNITIPHYKRLVLRHVVLDYNGTLAEDGELKEEARVLLAPLVERYSVHVITSDTFGSVKTQLEGFDVTVKVLTSDDHIAEKAAYIDALGRLHCAAVGNGNNDAKMLKEALLGIALIGDEGCSTQTLLSSDVVCTNIKDALGLLLNDKRLIATLRM, encoded by the coding sequence ATGAATATTACTATCCCGCATTACAAGAGGCTTGTACTACGCCATGTCGTGTTGGACTATAACGGTACACTGGCAGAAGACGGTGAACTCAAAGAAGAGGCAAGAGTACTGCTTGCGCCCCTGGTCGAACGCTACAGTGTGCACGTCATCACTTCGGACACTTTCGGCAGTGTCAAGACGCAACTTGAAGGGTTCGATGTAACGGTCAAGGTATTGACAAGTGATGACCATATCGCTGAAAAGGCGGCGTATATTGATGCTCTTGGACGTCTCCATTGCGCTGCCGTCGGCAACGGGAACAATGATGCAAAGATGTTGAAAGAGGCGCTGCTCGGTATCGCCCTGATAGGTGATGAAGGATGCAGTACCCAGACCCTGTTAAGCAGTGATGTCGTCTGCACAAATATCAAAGACGCTTTGGGGCTGCTGCTTAACGACAAACGCCTTATTGCGACACTGCGAATGTAA
- a CDS encoding HAMP domain-containing sensor histidine kinase, producing the protein MVWGIVLIVDEQKFVRRYSLIYTFIISFILLAPLSIYVNHKINVQEIKTEVELKSIQAHTISAMDAFGNNPDKVFEFPRFAAYESGLYAKNFSAIYSQIKEPLPSFMPGYHSQGGSRFLITVLPSEKYFFADYIITKTAISYTSVFLETSLIAFGIITLILLLSFYFLNSFSLPFKRVNEKLDDFIKESMHEINTPLSIINVNVDLFDSIYGKNKYFNRIKSATKSLATIYNDMDYLIKENRVDYRDEIIGLEEFVRERVEYFELICQLKNIRLSLSADTRTEMVFNPTKLQRIIDNTLSNAIKFSHKNSSIEVAIEEAGDGGVALSVTDHGQGIKNPEKITGRYYREDEYKNGFGIGMSIVKSIIDEADITLEIRSAPSQGSTFTYTINSSLIHTGTPLQQSVKTEAEAYALA; encoded by the coding sequence ATGGTCTGGGGTATCGTCTTGATTGTCGATGAGCAGAAGTTTGTAAGACGCTACAGTCTGATCTATACGTTTATCATCTCTTTCATCCTTTTGGCCCCTCTGTCTATCTATGTCAATCACAAGATCAACGTGCAGGAGATCAAGACGGAAGTCGAGCTAAAGTCTATTCAGGCCCATACGATCAGTGCAATGGACGCATTCGGCAACAACCCGGACAAGGTCTTCGAATTTCCGAGGTTTGCCGCCTACGAGTCGGGGCTGTATGCCAAAAATTTTTCGGCCATCTATTCACAGATCAAAGAACCGTTGCCCTCTTTTATGCCGGGCTATCACAGCCAGGGCGGCAGCCGTTTCCTGATCACGGTCCTCCCCTCCGAGAAGTACTTTTTTGCCGACTATATTATTACCAAAACAGCGATATCGTATACTTCGGTTTTTCTTGAAACAAGTCTTATCGCCTTCGGCATCATTACCCTGATCCTGCTTCTCTCTTTCTACTTTCTGAACAGTTTTTCCCTGCCGTTCAAGCGGGTAAATGAAAAACTCGATGACTTCATCAAAGAGTCCATGCATGAGATCAATACGCCGCTGAGCATCATCAATGTAAATGTGGACCTTTTTGACAGCATATACGGAAAGAACAAATACTTTAACCGTATCAAGTCGGCTACAAAATCATTGGCGACGATCTATAATGATATGGATTACCTGATCAAAGAGAACCGTGTGGATTACAGAGATGAGATAATAGGGCTGGAAGAGTTCGTCCGGGAGCGGGTGGAGTACTTTGAGCTTATCTGCCAGCTTAAAAACATAAGACTCTCGCTGTCTGCCGATACAAGGACAGAGATGGTTTTCAACCCTACCAAGCTGCAACGCATCATAGATAATACACTCTCCAATGCCATTAAGTTTTCGCATAAAAACAGCAGCATTGAGGTTGCAATAGAAGAGGCTGGTGATGGCGGGGTGGCGCTCTCTGTCACGGATCACGGGCAGGGCATCAAAAACCCTGAAAAGATAACGGGACGCTACTACCGTGAAGATGAGTATAAGAACGGATTCGGTATCGGTATGAGCATCGTAAAATCCATTATCGACGAGGCGGATATCACGCTTGAGATAAGATCTGCACCGTCGCAGGGCAGTACCTTCACCTATACCATCAACTCCTCACTGATCCATACAGGCACTCCTCTTCAACAATCAGTAAAAACCGAGGCAGAAGCGTACGCTTTGGCATAG
- the mnmH gene encoding tRNA 2-selenouridine(34) synthase MnmH, with the protein MPLPLTDDFRSIVLQARPLIDVRAPVEFEKGSFPTSTNLPLLNDEERRLIGIRYKEAGNSEAVKLGHKLIQGEVKAQRVEAWQSFVQQHPDAYLYCFRGGQRSKISQAWLAEAGITIPRLKGGYKAFRNFLMNESLRISSETAPVIIGGRTGSGKTLLIHQLENAIDLEGIANHRGSSFGRFSTPQPSQIDFEDRLAFALIRYEAAGHRQLVIEHESHNIGRVYIPKPVFDNFQKGSLIILETPLEERVQITFDEYVTAALLEYGSRFGENGSKQWFDTMDGGLDRIRKRLGSERYLSLKSLLANAFKRQQANGDTEAHKAWIEILLRDYYDPMYDYQISKSPLPVLFRGNAEAVLDFVKQGKKS; encoded by the coding sequence GTGCCACTGCCTCTGACGGATGATTTTCGTTCTATTGTCCTGCAGGCACGGCCGCTTATCGATGTCCGCGCCCCTGTCGAGTTTGAAAAAGGCTCTTTTCCGACATCAACGAACCTCCCCCTGCTCAATGACGAGGAGCGCCGTCTGATCGGTATCCGTTACAAAGAAGCAGGCAACAGCGAAGCTGTAAAGCTGGGGCACAAGCTCATTCAGGGAGAGGTAAAAGCGCAGCGGGTAGAGGCGTGGCAGAGCTTTGTGCAGCAGCATCCCGACGCCTACCTCTACTGCTTCCGCGGCGGCCAGCGTTCCAAGATATCGCAGGCGTGGCTGGCCGAAGCAGGCATCACCATACCCCGCCTCAAAGGGGGTTACAAAGCCTTCCGTAACTTTTTGATGAACGAATCGCTGCGTATCAGTTCCGAAACAGCGCCCGTCATCATCGGCGGACGGACCGGTTCGGGCAAGACCCTACTGATTCACCAACTCGAAAATGCCATCGACCTTGAAGGTATCGCAAACCACAGAGGCTCCTCCTTCGGCCGTTTCAGTACCCCGCAGCCTTCGCAGATCGATTTCGAGGACCGTCTCGCTTTTGCGCTGATCCGCTACGAAGCCGCCGGACACCGTCAGCTCGTTATCGAACACGAAAGCCACAATATCGGCAGGGTCTATATCCCGAAACCGGTCTTTGACAACTTCCAGAAAGGCTCTCTCATCATCCTGGAGACTCCTCTGGAAGAGCGCGTCCAGATCACCTTCGACGAGTATGTCACCGCTGCCCTGCTCGAATACGGCAGCCGCTTCGGCGAAAACGGTAGCAAACAGTGGTTTGATACGATGGACGGCGGGCTGGACCGTATCCGAAAACGGCTCGGCAGCGAACGCTACCTGTCTCTCAAATCGCTACTTGCCAATGCCTTTAAACGCCAGCAGGCGAACGGCGACACCGAAGCGCATAAAGCGTGGATCGAAATACTGCTGCGCGACTACTACGACCCGATGTATGACTACCAGATCAGCAAAAGCCCTCTTCCAGTGCTCTTCCGCGGCAACGCCGAAGCCGTACTTGACTTTGTCAAACAAGGCAAAAAGAGCTAG
- a CDS encoding response regulator transcription factor: MRILLLEDELILKESIEEFLTSKKYIVDGFENSDDAFDAIFSTEYDLLLLDVNVPGEWNGFSLRKELAREGKSIPTIFVTSMSSADAMLQGYANGCCDYIKKPFDLIELLLRVQHALKSNCFKTKENFIELPQGYSYNVTTYELSCQSKRIPLSKREGELLNLFLIHRNQVVSFEMLYEQIWENNVDSANARVQVNNLRRKLPKNMIKNIYGLGYRLDCR; this comes from the coding sequence ATGAGAATTCTTCTGCTGGAAGACGAACTGATCTTAAAAGAGAGCATCGAAGAGTTTCTGACCTCCAAGAAGTACATCGTGGACGGATTTGAAAACAGTGATGACGCTTTTGACGCCATCTTCTCTACCGAGTATGACCTCTTGCTGCTCGATGTCAATGTCCCCGGTGAATGGAACGGTTTTTCCCTGCGAAAAGAGTTGGCTAGGGAAGGCAAGTCGATACCTACTATTTTTGTGACCTCGATGTCCAGTGCGGATGCGATGCTTCAAGGGTATGCCAACGGCTGCTGCGATTACATTAAAAAGCCATTTGACCTGATAGAGCTTCTGCTCAGGGTACAGCATGCCCTTAAATCGAACTGTTTCAAAACAAAAGAGAACTTCATCGAACTTCCGCAGGGGTACAGTTACAATGTAACGACATATGAACTCAGCTGTCAATCAAAGCGGATACCGCTTAGCAAGAGGGAAGGGGAGCTTCTCAACCTTTTTCTTATCCACCGTAATCAGGTCGTCAGCTTTGAGATGCTGTATGAACAGATATGGGAGAACAATGTAGATTCTGCCAATGCACGTGTGCAGGTCAACAACCTGAGAAGAAAACTGCCGAAAAATATGATTAAAAACATCTATGGTCTGGGGTATCGTCTTGATTGTCGATGA
- a CDS encoding substrate-binding domain-containing protein translates to MYIKKLLLTATLTGVFSLSPVCFAKDAGHGHDYRTFHSNGKIEYGQIYDSYTSDLVVYLAGNQFMVIEELIKNFQKKNPDIKTVYVETIPPGKILKEQILKQGMVYGQKTNQNPDIYGSVNLGHLKKLKEVDKMNTYMTYTHNQLELMVAQGNPKHITGPADLARDDLVKSLPNPLTEGIFKFYGSQMLKDLGIYEKVTDGKKCKSCWAVKDKTWFTERHHRETPFLIENNEADVGIVWTTEVNAAEAAHRALEGVKIPAPYNMANEVSYVIGELTTAKNHVNAHRYLKFLKTPEAQKIYAGYGFVQADNKELELKLVP, encoded by the coding sequence ATGTATATTAAAAAACTGCTGCTGACTGCTACGTTAACAGGTGTATTTTCACTCTCTCCTGTCTGTTTTGCGAAAGATGCAGGACATGGACATGATTATAGAACATTTCATAGTAATGGAAAAATCGAGTATGGGCAGATTTATGATTCTTACACTTCGGATCTGGTGGTATATTTAGCCGGAAATCAATTTATGGTTATAGAAGAGTTGATCAAAAATTTTCAAAAGAAAAACCCCGATATAAAAACTGTTTATGTTGAAACGATACCACCGGGCAAGATTTTAAAAGAACAGATTTTAAAGCAAGGCATGGTTTACGGTCAAAAGACCAATCAAAATCCAGATATTTACGGCAGTGTAAACTTAGGGCATCTTAAAAAACTTAAAGAAGTAGATAAGATGAACACCTACATGACGTATACGCATAATCAGCTTGAGTTAATGGTTGCCCAAGGTAATCCTAAACATATTACAGGACCGGCGGATCTTGCAAGGGATGATCTGGTCAAATCTCTGCCAAATCCTTTAACAGAAGGTATTTTTAAATTTTATGGTTCACAGATGTTAAAAGATCTGGGTATCTATGAAAAAGTTACCGATGGAAAAAAATGTAAATCTTGTTGGGCAGTTAAAGATAAGACATGGTTTACAGAGCGTCACCACAGAGAGACACCTTTTCTTATAGAAAACAATGAAGCGGATGTCGGGATTGTATGGACAACAGAAGTCAACGCTGCAGAAGCCGCTCATCGTGCACTTGAAGGTGTGAAAATCCCGGCTCCATACAATATGGCGAACGAGGTCTCTTATGTGATCGGAGAACTTACAACTGCGAAAAATCACGTAAATGCCCACCGTTACCTGAAATTTTTAAAAACGCCGGAAGCGCAAAAGATCTATGCCGGTTACGGATTCGTTCAGGCTGATAATAAAGAGCTTGAACTGAAGCTTGTTCCTTAA